Below is a window of Leishmania infantum JPCM5 genome chromosome 2 DNA.
gcacctgcacgaTGCACGTGTCGTACTCATCATTCTTGGCTACTGTTGGCCCGTGAATCgacgccatcaccgccgtctgCCCCTGCGCGTaccagctgctgccgtcgaaCGCGGTCATGTCCGAAAGCCTCATCTCCTTACCGCGCAGCTCAAGCGCGGTGCGCCCATCGCGGCGCGCGTACACGACAGCCATGGGCGCCGCGGACTaagaaggggaagaagacacggcggccgcaggaggcggcacCGTTGGCGTCCTCGATCGAACTGTTATGATCGCCTTTCCGTGAACGCGTCGAGTGCTCTTTGCGCCCAACTCGTAAAAGCCTATCGCGTGCACAAAACAAAATCGGTGGAAGAGGTGTagccgtgcgcgcgcgtgtgtgtgtgtgtgtgtgtgtgtgcggcgcaTCGAGATCCCGTTGCACGAAGGGTTCGGGAAAGGAGACAGCGGTGAGAGGTGTTGGAAGAGCGGCAGGATAAGCGGAAGACCTTCTCGTGTTCACCGTGAAGGTTGCATGCACGTAAAGCACAAAGCAGATGTCATCGGCGCGTCGGCTATCGCCGGCGACACGCTTCGCTGCCCTACCTCCTTTTTCATCGCCGTGGCTGTCGGTgagtgcacgcgtgcgaaCGTCGGCTGGAGGACGGGCGGGCGCCGTCGATGTCCTCCCTCAGCGCCGGCTGTCGTCCTACCGGCTGGCTCTGTtccacgcgtgcgtgcgcgcccgTCCTGTCCTACTCGTCTCCGTCGCAcaggtgcgcgcgcagcagcgtgccgcGTGCATGCCAAGGCAGAGCCACAAATGCATGCAAGACAATGCGGCGGTGGTAGTCGGTCATCCGCGGACAGCTACCGTCTTGCTATCCTTCGCGCCGCGTATGCGGGCCAGTGATGGTAGGCGCCGCTGAAGCCCGCGCCTGTGCTTCCTTCTTCTccagtgccgccgcgcagatCGAGCAGACCGGGTGCGGCATGTACAACTTGCCGAGGAAGGCGTCACCGTAATCTTCCATGCGCTCCGCACGCCACCAGTCGAAGTAGCCGGCTTTCTCGACGAGCGTCGGATCCGCGTCGAGGGAGCGCAGGTACGCTGCAAGCTGCGCAAAGCCGttcatcggcggcggtggcggtgcttgactccttgccggcgccgctgccgccgccagctcacGTTCAtacgccggcgtcggcgggaCGCTACGGCGGTAGAAGTACTGTGAATACATGCCCCCCAGTGTTTTGAagtcctgctgcgccggcgtcgtggcGGGGGCCTCCTGAAATCTCTGCACTGCCCGCGGCAGATGCCccgtcgtcgcggcgctgctgcgctggcgagcGGTGCGGTTCACATCTGCGCTGAAGCCCCACGCAGTGTTGGCGGTCAGCACCCAGTCCTGGTCATACCAGtagcgcacgcggcgcagtGGTGTTCGGCTCGCATTCGCCAGTGCGggaggacgacgatgacgagcATCTTTAGCGTCGtgacgcggcggtggcgatgagTTCAGGGTCGTGCGGAGGGTCTCCGTCGTTGGCAAGAATCTGGCCGACATCGTCGCAGCagcctccgctgcctcccGCACGTCCCTGTGCACATGTCGCAAGTACTCCCGTTGGCCGTGGCCTACGCAGTAAGCGTCCGTAGATGGTGACTGGGGTGCGGCACGCCGGGGATTAGCACCGCCGTTCTTGTCGGCCGTAACGACCGTCTCCTTGTCAGGAAGGGAGAGGTGCGCTAGCGCCGACGCAGGCGGCCACACCCCGGTCGGGGACGTGAACggctgcacagcggcgccagagcCTGAAGTGCAGTTGCCCAAGCGGCCGGCACCGTGCGGTACGGCCTGCGGTAACTGGTTGTTGTcggccgtcggcgccgctggtaCGGCGGTCTCTTTGGAGGGGTAGAGAAGGTAGTGATGGTTCGTGATGGCAtgcggcgtctgcgcagcgACCTCCTCCAGAGCCGTCGCCACTGTCCCGGCCATCCGaatggcgccgtcgctgcgcttAGCGGTCATTCCTGTCGTCACGTCCGCGCATCGTGcggccgccgagcgcgcccgcagcaccgccgcatgCGTGCGCAAGACGTGCCTCGAcaccgcctcgtcctcctcgagcaggtccagcacgcggcgctcctccatcCGCCACGCCGTCTCGTTCAGGATGGGAAACATCTGCAGCACCGGGACGACGGAGAGGCCGTGCGACGGCACGTAGTCCGCGATGTTCATCGCTCCGATGAAAAGTGGCAGCGCACCCGACAGCAGGGCGTTGTAAACCTTCTCCGTGACGTAGTCGTCCTCCACCGTGTTCTCAAAGGCGAGGACGTAGCGGTACTTGCGGAAGACACAGCGCAGCTCGTGATCACGCCCGGCATGGGACATGGGACGTGCCgcactgctggtgctgttGCGGCCACCGACTCTCCCGTAGGCCGCTTGCATGGACGCCAGTGCGCTGTAGTGGTGCCGACGTAAAGCGTCGACGGCGCACTCGGATGGAAAGGGGAGATGCGCTCGCTGCGGGATGccgcgcgtcggcgtcgcgtCGCCGGGCaacggcgcaggtggcggtATGACGCATCGGCCGTAGTTGTGCACCGGATAATAGCGAGACAGCTCCGACAGCCACCACATGCGGCCGTGCCAGCAGTGGCTGATGGCGACCGCGATCGCCGGAATTCGTCCGGTGGTGCCCGAAAACGGAAGCCGCATATCGTCCGCACTCTGCGGTCGGCCGCTGCCCCACTCCGCCGACGTCGGCGGGCGCCAGGAGACCGGCAGAGGAGGCACGTGAAGATTCTCGCCGCGCATCGGAAGCAGAAGCGGgtcggcgccgtgcagcaccTCAAAGGCaagccgcgccagcgcaccaGTGGCGATCGCGGGCCTTGCGGCCCCATGCCTCGGAGGCGGTGcccacggcagcgccacaggCGCGTCCTGCGCCGTTACCGACACGGAGGCGTTTGCCGACTCTCCCTGCAGCCGCATCAGCAGAAGCCGCtgacgccgcagctggtTCAGGTAGACGACGAGCTGGAAGTCGCGCATGTAGTAGTGCGTCACGGTCCATGTGGCAAACTCGGTCCGCGGCTTCGCAgccccgccgccacggcgacggctgGCTACGGCCAAGAGCCTCGAAAGCCGATCTGGTCGCCGCACCTTGTTTTGTAGGTAGACGGCATCGTACTGGAGCCAGTAAGAGGGCCGCATCGCGTAGCTGGGGAAGCTCTGCAGCGACTCCCCATAGATCGCAGCggtgtgcagcggcagcagccgaacGACGGAcgcatcgctgctgtcgttgtCCATGTGTAGCCGCGGAGAAGTGCCGGTATTGTTGGAGAAGAACAGCGGCGCTCCGCCCCCGGCGTGGGACAGCCATACATCcacagagagcagcagcgcgcgatTCGTGTCGTCCTGGGCATCGTGCCCGCCGGGTTCAGGCGTGTCGAGGTCCCGTGGCGGGTTCAGCACCTTGCATGTGAACAGGTCCTCGCGTGTCACCGTGACCgtcgcaccagcagcagcgttgctgctggtggcaACACGAACGTGCCCAGCATCGACGTCCTCGAGCGCGACGTCCCACGATGAAGGCtcggcactgctgccaccATCAACCTCATCCTCCGCAGAGCCTCGAGCGTctgctggtgcagcacgTCGTCGATGCCTGCGTGCCAGCCGTGGATGAACGCAGTGGAATAtgcacccgctgcaccgcgccgcggccATCGCCCGATCCTTCGCCGATGCGTCCGTTCGCTTCAGCAGCAACGCACGCAGCGGATCTAGATGGTAGATGGCATCCGCTGTGGATACATTGGGGACGTCGGTGCAGAGGTAGCTGTGAAAAGCCTTGGTCTGGTCCGTCACTGCAATGGTGATCTCAGGGGCCTCcccgtcgccgtcgaggtGGTACGGCGCGACCCGAGAGGTGTcccgcagacgccgccgttCCTCCTCGCTGGGTGGCACTGGGAACGGCAGGAGCGGCTCTCGACCCCTTGGGTCGGCCTGCCACTCCTGCTGTGTGCGGTGAGCAGCCGCCGTGATGGTCATCCACGGAAGCGCCTGTCGGTGCAGAAACAGCCGACTCAGCGGAGCCCGCATGACGCATGCGAGACGGGCTTCCGTTTGGTTTGCCATGACAAGGAAGCTGGACTTGTACGgtaccgccaccgccgtcaccgccgcgctgAGGTTTGCCCAGGGGCCGTCGGGAACGCCTAGCAGGGACGTGGGCGGTAggagcggcgacagcggcgcgtcggtgagcgcgtgtgcgacggcaccaccggcgacACCGCGgttctgccgctgccggagctgcGACACACGATGCCGCTCGACGGAGACGCCGTGCGCGTGACGGCACCACatcaccatcatcgccaACTTGGGGTACAGAACCGCGGCTACGTCGGCAAGGGCGTCGTAGCCGTAGGCCATCAACGCTTGTGCAGCACGCACAAGCGGCGCCATCGGTCGAAGACGGGAGAGAACGTGAAGGGAGCTGCTCTCATCGTCTTCGACCACGACCAGCTCCCCGGCAGCGCTGATGCGCACCGCCGATGGCACGCAGATGCTGCAGCCTGCATCTGTGGCTACCGTAACaacgccgaggcggcgctccAACGTTTGGGCCACGTACGGCGACACCGTATCAGCAAGCGTGACGTCGCCGATGAGGTCCTCGCCGGCACAGTCGCAGTCCAGCCACGGAGCCTGCAACTCCTCCAGTTGGTCGAGGCCCCCGCCACTGAGGACGCTCCCCAGAACCCGAAAAGTCACACCTACGACGACATCCAGCAGCATCCCAGAGAGTACAAGAAGAgccaccgaggaggcgccgaTGAAGGCAGCACGACGCAGGAGCCGCGTCAAGAGCGTGGCTCGCGTctcgtggcggcgtcgctggccgctgcggtggcgacggccgCTACCCTTGACGGCCTGCGTGCCGCACGCCTCGTGATTCTCGGCATCTTCTCTCACTGCCTGAGGCCCGTCAGACATGCAAAGCCGGCTAGCAGCTGCGCGGGCGAGAGATGCGCACCATGGTGGGGCTGATGCCAGCGCAGAGGAGCGAGAGGCAACACTACGCACAGGACGCGAGGAGAGCAGCCGAGtccagccgcgccgcgccgcgcacagTGACGATAATAAGGATGGACACACGGAGGGGAGTCGCAGACAGCGCCTCCACAGACAGCTCGAGGGGGCCGCTAGAGGTGTGGCAGAAAGAAACACAATGCCCGCTCCCGCCCGTACGCACGTCACCTCCGTCTCGTCTTCGCGCTCCTCGCCATGGTTGTGATGGTGGGCTTCGTCGAGAAAGGGCGTGGTAGGCAcccgcgcagacacacacgccatttcgccgccgccaccgctgctgacactgcgcacagccgccgcatcTGGGTGTCGCTCGCCTGTGCGACGCTTCATCGTGGCGATTCCGccgtgcagctggcgctgaGAGCACGTGTGCCTGcacagggggaggggggaagggagaggggagggtcGCCTGCCACTATGGAACGAAGGGAAaggcgggagggagagggttcACTGTTGTGGTGTCTGTTGGGCCCTCGCTCCCTGCGCTGCCCGGTCCGTTTTCTACCCTATCTGTTACCAGGCATGCAGCATCGCTCGTGTCGATGTGGCTGCCGCGCGTTGGCCCACCTCGCTACGCGGAAATCGGAGGGCGAGCGAGCGTGAAAGGAagagatgccgctgcgcgcgtgcctctTACTTCTCTGCATGTGAGAGGGCGGGGTAGAGGTGATGAGGGGCAGAGCTGAATCTGCAACTATGGCCCGTGCTCGCGGTCCCCCTCGTGAGATGGGAAGGGCGCCCCAGCAGATGCTGTTTGCACTGAGGAAGGTGCGGCGTGCGAGGGCAGAacgcaggaggcgctgcacggcggccgtgcagagaagcgcacacgcggacGCCAACACATAGCGATGGGCATtaacaaagaaaaagacagagagagagagcgagaaggatCTCAGCGCACGACCATCCAGGctgacgcacacacacgcacaagcgtGCCCTCGCCGGTGCACTGCGAGAGCGTGAGATGGATAAACCAGGCGCCCGGCGCACCGCGTCGGACGTCTACgcagatatatatatatatatattagtTTCCCTTTCACACGACTGACAGGAGAGGTGAGCGCAACAGCAAACCTACGCGCCCATGGTGTGCAGCCTCGATGATGTCCCTCACCCGCCATGGAAtaaggagagagagtggtggtggtggttcggTGGTCTACGGGCAATGTAGCGAGCGCGCCGATCTCAATCACGGAGAGGgggcaaggaggaggggcgaacGTTGTGTAGAGGGTACGAGCGGGCAACGAGTTGGGCTCGCACACGctgcgagagcgagagcgagagcggcatGCGGAGACCCGCCAGAAGGAGCCGGAGCAcctgagggagggagggttcagaggggagggagagggagtgcaGGAAGCATCAcgccagcacgcacgcgtgcgcagacGAATGGGCGCacccctcccgctcctccacagacacacacacacacacacacacacacacagacacaggcacacacatcTACAGACACTCTCCTTGCATCTTGTGCTCGTCGCCTCCCTGCGCGGTCGTGCAcgctgcccccaccccatTTAcacgccgcatcgccgacgccgctgcaactCGTACCAGACAACACCACCCATCACCCCCACCATCCCGACCCCGTGCAGCAGGGTGAAGCGGCGACCGTACAGGAGAAAGCTCAGCAAGATCGTCAGCGCCTTGCGCACGCTTGTCACAATGACGGCCATCACGCCGGTGAACTCAGCAAGAATGCGCAGCAGACACAGCGTGCCCATCACGCTCGTCACGGACGCCAACGCGATGAGCAGGAAGAAtagggagagggaaaaaggttccgtcgacggcggcggcggcggcggcggtgcggacGACGCCCCCCATGGCGGCCCTGTGGAAAGGGCtgcgagccgctgcagctgcggtcGGCGAGCCATCAATGCGGTGCACTCTACGGGCAGAGCGGCATTATCAGTGCGCCGTGATGCGGCCAAGAGACGCTCGCATGCGGCCAGCTGGCGAGCCTCCGCGGCGGTCAGAGCGCCGACAACGCCGCCATCGGCCTCGACCGCGGTGGACATCGCATTGGAGCCCATAAAGCTCCATAGAAGCAACAGAAAACGGCTGCACAGCCACGAGGCGCTGAGGCCACCGGCGTAGAGAAACGTGGCGATGCCGTTTACCATGAAGAGTAACTCCTGTGGCGAAGCCGGTATCCGCACCGGCGGCTCCGTCGCCGAAGCTGCGGGCACCGTGGGCCGCGTCGATGatgccgccactgcggctTGTGTGCGAGACGACAACATCGGCGGGCAAGGCGACAAGGAATGTTGTCGATGGGATGtgtggtgcggcagcagcactgccccACGTTGCACGTCCGCCAGCGGGCGCGCCGTCTCCCCTGCTGCGCGCTCGTGCCTGTGTGCTCCTCGATTCGACCTGCGTGGCGGCCCTGCCGTTGCGTGAAAGCAATgaacctcctccagcacatAGATGATGCAGTCGAGGGCGTTCGACGCCAGAACCCCTGCCACGCCGATCAGTGTGACTATCCAAAGAGTCGAGAGGCGGGAAACCTCTGCGGCCACCGACTGCAGCGGGGAAAGAGGCGAAGAAGCGAAGGgagacgacagcggcagcggcagtgccgcgccCGCCTGCGCCAGCCCAGTGGCGATGCTCCGGCTGTCCCTGAGGttggctgccgcagctgcgtcggcagcgacagcataTCGGCCTGTGAGAGAGGCGGACGCGGGCCCTCGCGGCCTGTCGGCGAGAATGTGTCGctctgccgccacctccgccgacgccgccttAGCCAGCGCGGCTAGGCGTTCTTTGGAGTCGCTGGTCTCTGCAGAGGCTTGCATATCCAGTTGAAAGGCGTAAGTGAACGAAATCAGCCCAGCAACGATGACGGCGCACGCCATGATCTCCGTGTCTCGCAGGAGGCGTCGCAGCTGATACACAAGCCATGCGCCCGCGGCGCGTAACATCTCGAACGCAGAAAGGCCACCATCAATACTGCCGTTGTGCGGCACGGGCTGGCGCAAGCCTGTGGCAGCCGAGACGTGGCCCCGTTTATCGCTGGGCGATCTGGCCGATCGGAAAGCGCAACGGTGCGCAAGAGaggaggcacacgcgcaggcgcacgacCATTCTCTCGAGGTGCGCCATCGCGACAAGCCATCGATGCCGTGCTGGCACCAGAagcgcggccaccaccacgaacGCCCgcgcgagccgctgctgctgctgctgcaggtgcggctCGCGCCCCACCACGATCGCCGCTGGTCATCCTCAAGCGGGTGCGAAGATGCGAGGGTCCGCCCCGCTGGGGGCGACacatcgacgacgacagtCGAAAAGTCTGTCGAtggcgacgaagaggagcagccgtgtccacgccgctgcgactCATCGCGCAGGTGGCGCTCGCCCGTGCCGGGGGCCTTGTCGTCCGCTAACAGCTCAGAGTCCCCGCCCTCACTGGATGCGCCGTCGCGTCGATCtggcgcagcgacggcgctccACCGATGGGTAACGCTGTCCGCATCGTCGTCAGAGTCTGTCTCGTTCTCCGAACCTGGGGCAGCTGCCTCGGGGCTGTCGCGCATCCACCAGCGGTGCACCACGACCATGCAGAGCAGCTTGCTCGACTTGAAGATTACTTGCAGGGAGTAGCTGAGGAAGAAGGACGTGCGGTTCGTGAGGTACAGGCTACACGACAGGAGCACGGCAATGCGCACGTACCAGCGAGTAGCAACGGTGGACGGATGGAACACGCGGCGGATCGTCGAGCGCCATGAGGCACCGCTCGTGGATGGGGAGTCGTGCGCCGCGCCTAG
It encodes the following:
- a CDS encoding putative glycosyl transferase; translation: MKRRTGERHPDAAAVRSVSSGGGGEMACVSARVPTTPFLDEAHHHNHGEEREDETEVTCVRAGAGIVFLSATPLAAPSSCLWRRCLRLPSVCPSLLSSLCAARRGWTRLLSSRPVRSVASRSSALASAPPWCASLARAAASRLCMSDGPQAVREDAENHEACGTQAVKGSGRRHRSGQRRRHETRATLLTRLLRRAAFIGASSVALLVLSGMLLDVVVGVTFRVLGSVLSGGGLDQLEELQAPWLDCDCAGEDLIGDVTLADTVSPYVAQTLERRLGVVTVATDAGCSICVPSAVRISAAGELVVVEDDESSSLHVLSRLRPMAPLVRAAQALMAYGYDALADVAAVLYPKLAMMVMWCRHAHGVSVERHRVSQLRQRQNRGVAGGAVAHALTDAPLSPLLPPTSLLGVPDGPWANLSAAVTAVAVPYKSSFLVMANQTEARLACVMRAPLSRLFLHRQALPWMTITAAAHRTQQEWQADPRGREPLLPFPVPPSEEERRRLRDTSRVAPYHLDGDGEAPEITIAVTDQTKAFHSYLCTDVPNVSTADAIYHLDPLRALLLKRTDASAKDRAMAAARCSGCIFHCVHPRLARRHRRRAAPADARGSAEDEVDGGSSAEPSSWDVALEDVDAGHVRVATSSNAAAGATVTVTREDLFTCKVLNPPRDLDTPEPGGHDAQDDTNRALLLSVDVWLSHAGGGAPLFFSNNTGTSPRLHMDNDSSDASVVRLLPLHTAAIYGESLQSFPSYAMRPSYWLQYDAVYLQNKVRRPDRLSRLLAVASRRRGGGAAKPRTEFATWTVTHYYMRDFQLVVYLNQLRRQRLLLMRLQGESANASVSVTAQDAPVALPWAPPPRHGAARPAIATGALARLAFEVLHGADPLLLPMRGENLHVPPLPVSWRPPTSAEWGSGRPQSADDMRLPFSGTTGRIPAIAVAISHCWHGRMWWLSELSRYYPVHNYGRCVIPPPAPLPGDATPTRGIPQRAHLPFPSECAVDALRRHHYSALASMQAAYGRVGGRNSTSSAARPMSHAGRDHELRCVFRKYRYVLAFENTVEDDYVTEKVYNALLSGALPLFIGAMNIADYVPSHGLSVVPVLQMFPILNETAWRMEERRVLDLLEEDEAVSRHVLRTHAAVLRARSAAARCADVTTGMTAKRSDGAIRMAGTVATALEEVAAQTPHAITNHHYLLYPSKETAVPAAPTADNNQLPQAVPHGAGRLGNCTSGSGAAVQPFTSPTGVWPPASALAHLSLPDKETVVTADKNGGANPRRAAPQSPSTDAYCVGHGQREYLRHVHRDVREAAEAAATMSARFLPTTETLRTTLNSSPPPRHDAKDARHRRPPALANASRTPLRRVRYWYDQDWVLTANTAWGFSADVNRTARQRSSAATTGHLPRAVQRFQEAPATTPAQQDFKTLGGMYSQYFYRRSVPPTPAYERELAAAAAPARSQAPPPPPMNGFAQLAAYLRSLDADPTLVEKAGYFDWWRAERMEDYGDAFLGKLYMPHPVCSICAAALEKKEAQARASAAPTITGPHTRREG